A window of Vibrio gazogenes genomic DNA:
CGGCCCACGTGAAGTTCACTTCCCGACGCAGCACATTACTGGCCTCCCGGCCCCCCGCGTACTGAATCGCATCGGTGCCATTAATCAACGCCAGACGGCCGCGAATGATCGGGAAAATAGGCGAATGAACAATATCGAGTTGCTGTAACTGATGCAGATAATCATCTTTTTCGTGTGTCGCAATATTCAGCGCAAACACATCGGGGGCATTTTCAGGAAATACACTTGACCAGTCCGAGAGTAAATCCGTTCTGACTAACCATAAAGCAGCAAACAGCATCAGCGACAAAGACAATGCCCCCAACTGAACTCCCGAAGCCAATGGCGTGCGATTGACCCGTTTCAGTGCCAGTTTAAATGCCGCGTTTAACGGTAATGCCTGAACCACCCGAAACAGCAGCAAGCCAATCCCGGCGAGAAGCGCAGAAGATAGCACGATCCCCCCAAAAATCAGCCAGACCATAAACTGGTTGCCCCAGTACCACGCGGCACCGGCACAGGGAAAAATCCATAAGCCCCACAAGTAAACAGATTTGTGCTTCCCTTGTACATGACTTTGCAGGCTGGCAAGCGCATCAGTATCAATCAACCGATAAAGAGGAATCCCTAGCCCCGGAATCGCAACCAGCAAACTACTGAGCAGTGCCATCACAAATGGCGTCATGCCCAGTTCTGGCAATGGTGATGGCAGTAACCCAACTAACGGTAACCTTAATAATCGTTCCAAGCCGTATCCCAGCGGTAATCCCAACAACAGAGCGATACTCATAAGCATCAACACTTGAACAATCAACCAACGCCACACCCAGCGTTTCGATGCACCGAGACTTTTCAGCATCGCCACAGTCTGGCGACGAGAAGCCACATAATGCTGGCATGTCAGCAACAACGTCATCGTTGCCATCAACACCACGATAATCACAACCAATGATAAATATTGCTCGGATTTGTTGAAAATATCCTGCGTTCTGGAACGTTCGCCGACATCGCGCCATTCATCACTGGGCGTCAAGGTCACGTATTGCTTTAACTGTTGGATGATGTCATCCCGGGCGTTGAGGAACAGTTGGTATTCAACGCGACTCCCGACTTGTAGTGCACCCGTCTCCGGAATCTGAGACTGATGGATAAAGACGGTCGGCATCTGACGGAATGGATTAAAACTAAATCCCGGCTCTGCGATAATGGTGCCGGAAACCACATGTTCCATATCACCGAGACTGATCCGGTCTCCGATGTTGATCCCGAGATCGGACAACAACTGCGGGTCCAGCCAAACTTCGTCTGACGCAACATGAGATCGAACGGCGTGACCGTCAGATAATTGCAGTGTCCCTCGCAGCGGGAACGCATCGTCCACCGCTTTGACAAAGACCAGCTTCATCCCCTCTCCGCTAAAAAGCATGGTAGAAAACTGGGTCATCTGCGAGGTTGTCCCTCCCAATGCCCGAGCTTTGGTTATCAATGCGTCAGGAATCGGATTGGCACTGACAAAAACCGTATCCGCCATTAAGGCATCTTTGCCTTGTTTGACAATCACTTGATCCATACGCTGAGCAATTGCAGATAACGCAAACACACTGGCAATAATCAACACAAACGCCATCACCACCAGCCACAACTGTCCCTGTCGAAGCTCCTGCCAGCACCATCGCACCAGTGAGCGATTGACCAGATACGATGAATTCATGATTCAATCTCCTCGATCCGTCCTTCACTCATTTGCAACCGTCGCTGGCACCGTTGTGCCAGATGGTGATCATGGGTGACCAATACCAGTGTGGTCCCGAACTCTTCATTGAGCTGAAACAAAAGTTCAATCACTACGGCTGCCGTCTTTTGATCGAGGTTTCCGGTCGGTTCATCAGCGAACAGAATTTGAGGCTGGATCATAAACGCCCGCGCAATTGCGACCCGCTGCTGTTCCCCGCCGGAAAGTTGAGCCGGTGTATGATGAAGCCGCTCCCCCAGCCCGACAGCGTTTAACAGCGATATTGCCCGCTCCCGATCTTCAGGCTCTCCCCGAAGCAGACAGGGCAATGTGACATTATCTAATGCAGACAAACTGGGAATCAGTAAAAAGTTCTGAAAAATAAAGCCGACGGATTCACTGCGTATCGCCGCCCGTTGCTCATCATCAAGCGTGCTCAACGGCTGTCCAAACAACACGACGTCACCTGAAGACGCAATGTCCAATCCGGATAACAGTGCCATCAATGTTGATTTCCCCGCCCCGGAAGTGCCGACAATCGCCACACTTTCTGTTGGATAAATATCAAAATGAGCCTCTTTAACAATTGTCAAATTCTGCTGATTCGTAGACACTGTTTTACTCAGACATTTTGCAGAAATCACAGGTGTGTTCGTCATGCGATGGTTATCCTTTCTTCTGGTTTTGACTTGTTCATTACAGGCCCATAGTGCCACCCGATTACTGATTGTCGGTGATAGTTTGAGTGCCGGTTATCAAATGTCAGCCGATCAAGCATGGCCGAGTTTGCTTCCTCAAGCCTTACAAAAGTACAATCGCTCGGTCACCGTCGTCAATGCCAGTGTCTCTGGTGATACAACTGGTAACAGTTTGGTGCGTTTACCGCAGTTGTTACAGCAACATACCCCAGATTATGTGCTGCTCGAGCTGGGAGCCAACGACGGGCTCCGTGGTTTCTCACCACAAATTCCTCAGCAAAATTTAGCCCAAATGATTGACCTCATCACGCAATCCGGCGCACAGGCCATTCTGATGCAGATTCGAATCCCACCGAACTATGGGCAGCGCTATAGCAAAGCTTTCGCTGCTATATATCCCACGCTGGCGACGGAAAAAAAGGTTTCGTTACTGCCGTTTTTTCTGGAACAGGTCATTGTTCGCCCGGAATGGATAAAATCTGATGGACTCCATCCCAATGAACAAGCACAACCTTGGATTGCCGAGTGGATGGCGCAACATCTGCACCCCTTACTTGAACAACCCGCAGCCCCAGAGATGCAATCATGATTCATAGTTCAGCTTTTACTGCCCTAGCTCAATAAACATCGGGCTATTTTGCGTTAATGTCGCTGATGTGTTCACTGAAAAAAGTCAACACGTTTAACTCGTTCATCATGATATTTACCACCATCATAGGGTAACCGACATGCACATAACCCCAAAGATCAATGGTGTTGTTGCACATAGCGCACATCCTTACGGTTGCGAGCAATCGATTATACAACAAATTCAGTATGCGAAGACCGCAACACCGATTCAACATGGCCCAAAACGCGTCCTCATCTTAGGTGCATCTTCCGGACTTGGGCTTGCTGCTCGGATCGCACTGACGTTTGGCGGTGCTGAAGCTGACACAATCGGTGTATCTCTTGATAAGCCACCACAAACAAATCAGTCCGGTAATGCCGGTTTTTATAACAACTACTACTTCAAACAGTATGCGCAACGTGAAGGGCGAACCGCGATTAATATTCAGGGAGATGTATTTTCCCGCCACACCAAAGAAGCAGTCATCGAAGCAATTGAAACTTACTTCGAAGGCGAAGTGGATCTCATTATCTATAGTGTTGCCTCCGGTAAACGCAGAAAAGCAGAAGGCAGTGACCGCTTCTGGCACTCCGCTATTAAACCGATTGGTCAGTCAATAGAAAGTGTCTTGCTCGATTTAGGCCAAGACCAATGGCAAGATGTCATGCTTGAACCCGCTTTAGAAGAAGAGATCGATGCAACACTCAAAGTCATGGGCGGAGAAGACTGGGAAGCCTGGATCGATACATTGATTAATGCGGAATCAATTGCTGATGGTTGTCAGTCCGTAGCATTTTCTTATATTGGCTCAGCATTAACCCATCCCATCTATCTGGACGGCACACTGGGACGGGCGAAAGTCGATTTACATCAAACCAGTCATTCTCTCAATCTGAAGCTCGCCAACTATGGTGGTCATGCCTATGCGGTAGTCTGTCAGGCGTTACTGACTCGGGCCAGTGTTTTTATTCCCGGACTGAGCCCTTATTTAATTGCTTTGAATCAGGTCATGCACACTTTAGGCGTGAATGAAAACTGCAACAGTCAGATGCAACGCCTGTTCACCACAAAGCTGTATGGCCCTGAGACCGTACCCGTTGATGGCGAACGGCTGATTCGCTTAGATGAGCACGAACTTTCTCCGGAAGTGCAAACTAAAACACAGCAGTTATTGGCCGAAATTAATGCCGATAATTTTTCTCAGCTTGATGCTTATCAGACATTCAAAGAAGCTTTTATGCAGTTGAACGGTTTTCACTGGCCAGCCGTGGATGATCACGCACCGATTGACCTCCAACCTTTTATCCGATTCGCAACAAAACAATAACAATGATATCGTGCTCATCATTGATATTTTTATAGCTTCGAGTATGTGCTCGAAGCTTTTTTTTGCTAGATTATAGGGAGAGTGCTGACTTTCATGAAACAGCTGAACTCAGGAAAATCACAACATGCCAAATAATCACCCGAACCATCTGATCATCCCAGAGCACATTCTGGATAACTGGCAAAATATTGTGAATCTCGCTGCTGGGATTCTCTCTTCTCCGACGGTGATGCTGCTGCGTTGTCGTGAAAGTATGAACGAGCGAATATGCCATAATCATCACTCACAGAGCGAGCTCAATCTTGATGAGCTCAGTGCTTGTCAACTCCATCAGATTGTTCTCGAATCAGGTCAGCCGCTATGGGTCTCCGATATAGAAGAAGAGCCGACGCTCTCGACGTATTTACCGGATGCGGTTATGTCCTATGCTGGGTTACCACTCTATTTTCCCAATCAAATACCATTTGGAATGTTGGTGGTTGTCGATAACCAGATACATCATTTTTATGAGCTTGAATTTCAGTTATTGGAAAGCCTTCAGTCCGCGATCGAATCCCATTTGAACATCTTGACGCAACAATCTGAGATCAACCGACTCAATCACTACATTGAAAACACGCTTTCTCATGATACGGTCGATTACGTTAATCTGACGCAGACGCTACACCAAGAAATTGATCGTCGCAAAGTCGTCGAACGCCAATTGCAATATAATCAGCGCCATGACCCCAGTACTGGTTTTCTCAACCGTTTTGCACTTGAAGACGAACTGAAGAATCGTTTGGTAAGCTGTACCGCTCACGGGAAAAGATTTGCCGTGATCCATATCGGTTTCAGTAATGCCCGTCATTTGCAAACCCGCTTTGGTTATCAAGAGTGGGAAGGCGTTTTGAAACACTATCATACACAACTCGAAGCGCTGGAACTTAAAGAGATTGAATGGTTAACAGCTCGCCCTAATTCCACCGATCTAGTACTGATAGTACAATCCTGTGATCTGAAACGAGACGTGGATATGCTATGCGAGAAATTGGTATTGATAAGCAAAACTGTCTTTAACATTCATCATCAGTCGATTCACTTACATACTTATATCGGCATTGCTATTTCCGGAGAAGACAGCACGGTCACCGAGCTGCTCGGACAAGCTTCCGCAGCTATGATTTCGTGCAAAGACTCCGGCCATTTATATTACTACCACTCAGAAGCACTCGCCCAATCTCAACTCCGACTCCATCAATTGGAAAACTACTTGCTTCATGCAGTGAGAAATGGCGATCTGATGCTTTATTTTCAGCCGAAAGTCTGTCCGACAACACGGCTTTGGATGGGTGCGGAAGCGTTACTGCGCTGGCGTCACCCTGTTCTGGGGGAGATCTCCAGTGAAACGTTGATTCACTTGGCAGAAAAAAATGGCCTGATCTTTGAAGTGGGTAACTTTGTGCTAAAAACGGCAATCGAAAAAGCCAGCCAGTGGACGCGCTATATGACCGATTTTAAAATTGCGGTCAATGTTTCAGCCAAACAGCTACGGGATATCCGCTTTGTTGATCAAGTCAAACAGTTTTTGCAAGCCTATCAACTGCCGGCTCATCATCTGGAAATCGAAGTGACCGAAAGCGGTTTGATCACCGATGAAAAAGTGGCCAGTGATATTCTTCAAATTCTTCATCAACTCGGCGTGACACTATCGCTTGATGACTTCGGTACCGGATATGCATCATTCAGTTATCTGAAAAAGTTTCCGTTCGATTGTATTAAGATTGATAAAAGCTTTGTGCATTCACTGGCAGAAAGTGAAGAGGACAAAGAAATTGTGCGCTCTATCATCCAAGTCGCCAAAAAACTCAAATTACAAATCATCATTGAAGGGGTTGAGACGGAAGCACAGGAGCAGTTTATC
This region includes:
- a CDS encoding sensor domain-containing phosphodiesterase; this translates as MPNNHPNHLIIPEHILDNWQNIVNLAAGILSSPTVMLLRCRESMNERICHNHHSQSELNLDELSACQLHQIVLESGQPLWVSDIEEEPTLSTYLPDAVMSYAGLPLYFPNQIPFGMLVVVDNQIHHFYELEFQLLESLQSAIESHLNILTQQSEINRLNHYIENTLSHDTVDYVNLTQTLHQEIDRRKVVERQLQYNQRHDPSTGFLNRFALEDELKNRLVSCTAHGKRFAVIHIGFSNARHLQTRFGYQEWEGVLKHYHTQLEALELKEIEWLTARPNSTDLVLIVQSCDLKRDVDMLCEKLVLISKTVFNIHHQSIHLHTYIGIAISGEDSTVTELLGQASAAMISCKDSGHLYYYHSEALAQSQLRLHQLENYLLHAVRNGDLMLYFQPKVCPTTRLWMGAEALLRWRHPVLGEISSETLIHLAEKNGLIFEVGNFVLKTAIEKASQWTRYMTDFKIAVNVSAKQLRDIRFVDQVKQFLQAYQLPAHHLEIEVTESGLITDEKVASDILQILHQLGVTLSLDDFGTGYASFSYLKKFPFDCIKIDKSFVHSLAESEEDKEIVRSIIQVAKKLKLQIIIEGVETEAQEQFIIAEGCHYGQGFLYGRPVPADVFENSLNQQMQSQLQQSTKRSQIKDH
- the fabV gene encoding enoyl-ACP reductase FabV, giving the protein MHITPKINGVVAHSAHPYGCEQSIIQQIQYAKTATPIQHGPKRVLILGASSGLGLAARIALTFGGAEADTIGVSLDKPPQTNQSGNAGFYNNYYFKQYAQREGRTAINIQGDVFSRHTKEAVIEAIETYFEGEVDLIIYSVASGKRRKAEGSDRFWHSAIKPIGQSIESVLLDLGQDQWQDVMLEPALEEEIDATLKVMGGEDWEAWIDTLINAESIADGCQSVAFSYIGSALTHPIYLDGTLGRAKVDLHQTSHSLNLKLANYGGHAYAVVCQALLTRASVFIPGLSPYLIALNQVMHTLGVNENCNSQMQRLFTTKLYGPETVPVDGERLIRLDEHELSPEVQTKTQQLLAEINADNFSQLDAYQTFKEAFMQLNGFHWPAVDDHAPIDLQPFIRFATKQ
- a CDS encoding ABC transporter permease, with product MNSSYLVNRSLVRWCWQELRQGQLWLVVMAFVLIIASVFALSAIAQRMDQVIVKQGKDALMADTVFVSANPIPDALITKARALGGTTSQMTQFSTMLFSGEGMKLVFVKAVDDAFPLRGTLQLSDGHAVRSHVASDEVWLDPQLLSDLGINIGDRISLGDMEHVVSGTIIAEPGFSFNPFRQMPTVFIHQSQIPETGALQVGSRVEYQLFLNARDDIIQQLKQYVTLTPSDEWRDVGERSRTQDIFNKSEQYLSLVVIIVVLMATMTLLLTCQHYVASRRQTVAMLKSLGASKRWVWRWLIVQVLMLMSIALLLGLPLGYGLERLLRLPLVGLLPSPLPELGMTPFVMALLSSLLVAIPGLGIPLYRLIDTDALASLQSHVQGKHKSVYLWGLWIFPCAGAAWYWGNQFMVWLIFGGIVLSSALLAGIGLLLFRVVQALPLNAAFKLALKRVNRTPLASGVQLGALSLSLMLFAALWLVRTDLLSDWSSVFPENAPDVFALNIATHEKDDYLHQLQQLDIVHSPIFPIIRGRLALINGTDAIQYAGGREASNVLRREVNFTWAEQLPAYNQVVAGRWQPNNGVSVEESVARELGVKVGDQLTFMINSQSVTAQVNSIRQVEWREMKPNFYFIFTPDRLAPLSATWMVSFRLGADDSRQLSQLAHAYPTVSLLDLREMTQKIQGLLSQIINAISILAVVGVIAGLLLIYTLLRLSLMQRQEEMKLYRTLGMSRRRLRWTVLAEFGLIAIVAGCVSGLGADAMVAAIIHYAFELTPRVHLLLWAIQPIFALLMVMVVVGRLIHQLTHSRHSLMSGLNVQ
- a CDS encoding ABC transporter ATP-binding protein gives rise to the protein MTNTPVISAKCLSKTVSTNQQNLTIVKEAHFDIYPTESVAIVGTSGAGKSTLMALLSGLDIASSGDVVLFGQPLSTLDDEQRAAIRSESVGFIFQNFLLIPSLSALDNVTLPCLLRGEPEDRERAISLLNAVGLGERLHHTPAQLSGGEQQRVAIARAFMIQPQILFADEPTGNLDQKTAAVVIELLFQLNEEFGTTLVLVTHDHHLAQRCQRRLQMSEGRIEEIES
- the tesA gene encoding multifunctional acyl-CoA thioesterase I/protease I/lysophospholipase L1; protein product: MRWLSFLLVLTCSLQAHSATRLLIVGDSLSAGYQMSADQAWPSLLPQALQKYNRSVTVVNASVSGDTTGNSLVRLPQLLQQHTPDYVLLELGANDGLRGFSPQIPQQNLAQMIDLITQSGAQAILMQIRIPPNYGQRYSKAFAAIYPTLATEKKVSLLPFFLEQVIVRPEWIKSDGLHPNEQAQPWIAEWMAQHLHPLLEQPAAPEMQS